The Nitrospira sp. KM1 genome includes a window with the following:
- a CDS encoding glycosyltransferase family 4 protein, with protein MNSELFFSFMTSLLICMALIPPLRLMAARFRFMDIPGERKVHAHPVPRVGGIAFAVGTCISIALWAPRDGTTLSVLFGSVIILGFGVWDDRVDLGYRMKLLGQMLAAMVVILIGGIKFGTVPFMIDAELPVWIGIPITLIFLIGVSNAVNLTDGLDGLAGGLSFLSLSGIAYLAYLSHDTTVLLLSIPLLGGLLGFLRYNTYPARIFMGDGGSQLLGFMMGVLAVMVTDSARGPFSPSLALFLLGLPFLDTLGVTAQRIAEGRSPFVGDRAHIHHKLLAVGLSHYEAVIVIYAIQATMLWMAYLLRWQSDLLIIPLYLTIAGSVLGIFIAAGRGVQPLTASRDGRFLSSVRISGLMNGPWLTDMPIRFLAVAVPLFLVGLVLLPGQVPSDVGYLSFALFGIVLGGLSFFPRFVPYFVRGGLYVGTTFLLYVSEDSWLRTVTAFSMTHKVFFVIVAIMVFLCLRFDEQSRFQTTPLDYLMVFLAVIFPLLPEVSQNISKLGLFSAKLIVLFFSFELLLHAFSDRVKQLGLVSLWILFGLGIRMWIW; from the coding sequence ATGAACAGCGAATTGTTTTTCAGCTTTATGACCTCGCTCCTGATCTGTATGGCGCTCATTCCGCCGCTCCGACTCATGGCGGCTCGATTTCGATTTATGGATATTCCAGGCGAGCGCAAGGTGCATGCGCACCCGGTGCCACGCGTTGGAGGAATCGCATTTGCCGTCGGTACTTGTATCAGTATTGCGTTGTGGGCACCGAGGGACGGAACGACATTATCTGTTCTTTTCGGGAGCGTGATCATACTTGGATTCGGAGTATGGGACGATCGTGTGGATCTCGGATATCGGATGAAACTGCTGGGCCAGATGCTTGCCGCCATGGTCGTGATCCTGATCGGAGGAATTAAATTTGGCACCGTTCCGTTCATGATTGATGCTGAGTTACCCGTGTGGATTGGGATACCCATCACGCTGATATTTCTCATCGGTGTTTCAAATGCCGTCAATTTGACCGATGGGTTGGACGGTCTTGCCGGCGGGCTGTCCTTTTTAAGTCTTTCAGGGATTGCCTACCTTGCGTATCTTTCACACGACACGACGGTTCTGCTGCTGAGCATTCCGTTGCTCGGCGGCCTTCTAGGATTTCTGCGATACAACACATATCCAGCTCGAATTTTCATGGGAGACGGGGGAAGCCAATTACTTGGATTCATGATGGGGGTATTGGCCGTTATGGTGACTGATTCGGCACGTGGTCCGTTCAGTCCGAGCCTCGCATTATTTCTTCTGGGCTTGCCCTTTCTTGACACATTGGGTGTCACGGCACAACGTATCGCAGAGGGCCGGTCGCCATTCGTCGGAGATCGCGCTCACATCCACCATAAATTGCTTGCGGTAGGTTTGTCTCATTACGAGGCCGTGATCGTCATCTACGCGATTCAAGCAACAATGCTTTGGATGGCCTACCTACTCAGATGGCAGTCCGATTTGCTCATTATTCCGCTGTATCTGACAATTGCAGGATCAGTCCTTGGCATTTTTATCGCAGCCGGGCGTGGCGTTCAGCCGTTAACGGCCTCCCGGGACGGGCGTTTTCTGTCTAGCGTTCGGATAAGCGGGCTGATGAACGGGCCATGGCTTACCGACATGCCCATTCGATTTCTAGCCGTGGCCGTGCCGCTTTTTCTGGTTGGCTTAGTGTTGCTTCCGGGGCAGGTACCATCGGATGTGGGCTACCTCTCATTCGCGCTCTTTGGGATTGTACTGGGAGGCCTATCGTTTTTCCCAAGGTTTGTTCCGTATTTTGTCCGTGGAGGGCTTTATGTCGGAACCACCTTCCTTCTTTATGTCAGCGAGGATTCATGGCTTCGGACCGTGACGGCTTTCAGCATGACTCACAAAGTGTTTTTTGTAATTGTGGCGATTATGGTGTTTCTCTGTCTTCGATTCGACGAACAGAGTAGATTTCAGACAACCCCCTTGGACTATCTTATGGTGTTTCTGGCGGTCATTTTCCCTTTGCTGCCAGAAGTCAGCCAGAATATTTCCAAATTAGGACTGTTCTCGGCGAAATTGATTGTCCTATTCTTTTCGTTTGAGTTGCTGTTACATGCGTTCTCAGACCGAGTTAAGCAACTCGGCCTTGTTTCATTGTGGATTTTATTCGGTCTTGGCATACGGATGTGGATATGGTGA
- the xrtD gene encoding VPLPA-CTERM-specific exosortase XrtD: MSGKLALASSLFFLIGILGYLFSDSLRVLFTYWTESEDYSHGLFVPFISLFLAWQARHRIAAVGIRSSWYGPAIIAIGLAFYWVGELAALYAFQHLALWVIIVGVVVSLIGLRAAREVTFPLLYLLTSIPLPVFLYAGLSSRLQLWSSALGVGCLQFVGVIAFREGNVIDLGPVQLQVVEACSGIRYMLPLLSLALLCAYLFKDRLWKRVILVVSSVPISILVNGFRIGMIGVMVEWHGQSAAEGFYHLFEGWVLFMASLGLLILEMWILTIVDPVGTGRSLSDRFSWIDRSPVRMGSPLPSSHSRMGQRSLSTTPAYLCSVALLVPAAVASVFIGERVEVAPERRMFIDFPMHLDEWTGTPQLLEKQYIDALHFDDYVLAEYISNDGYPISLYSAYYRSQRKGQSAHSPQSCLPGGGWEIESLKTMDVPLYHGFPQPMHMNRALIKKDNQRQVVLYWFKQRDRILASEYLVKFYLLWDSLSRSRTDGALVRIASLVGPGESEENVNRRLEKFVSTVVPELNRYVPD; the protein is encoded by the coding sequence ATGAGCGGCAAGCTGGCCTTGGCATCCAGCCTCTTTTTCCTAATCGGCATTCTCGGGTATCTCTTTTCCGACAGTCTCAGAGTCTTGTTTACCTATTGGACCGAGAGCGAGGATTACAGTCATGGATTGTTCGTGCCATTCATCAGTCTCTTTCTGGCATGGCAAGCACGTCATCGCATCGCGGCTGTTGGGATCCGTTCATCTTGGTACGGTCCGGCTATTATCGCCATAGGATTGGCCTTCTATTGGGTCGGTGAATTGGCGGCACTCTATGCGTTTCAACACCTGGCTTTATGGGTGATCATCGTGGGAGTCGTCGTTTCATTGATTGGCTTGCGAGCGGCTCGAGAGGTAACGTTTCCACTGTTGTATTTGTTGACCAGTATTCCGCTCCCCGTATTTCTGTATGCCGGCCTGTCGAGCCGGCTCCAGTTATGGTCATCAGCTTTGGGCGTGGGATGTCTCCAGTTTGTCGGAGTAATAGCCTTTCGAGAAGGAAATGTCATCGATCTGGGACCCGTTCAGCTCCAAGTTGTCGAGGCATGCAGCGGTATCCGCTATATGCTCCCGCTGCTCTCGCTCGCACTTCTGTGCGCGTATCTGTTCAAGGACCGGTTATGGAAACGCGTCATATTAGTAGTGTCTTCCGTACCGATTTCGATCTTAGTCAACGGATTTCGTATCGGGATGATCGGTGTGATGGTGGAGTGGCATGGTCAGTCTGCCGCAGAAGGCTTTTATCATTTGTTCGAGGGGTGGGTGCTGTTCATGGCCAGTCTGGGGTTGCTTATCCTCGAAATGTGGATTCTAACGATAGTCGATCCTGTCGGCACCGGGAGGTCATTGAGCGATCGTTTCAGCTGGATCGACCGTTCTCCGGTTCGGATGGGGAGCCCGCTCCCATCCTCTCACAGTCGTATGGGTCAAAGAAGTCTATCGACAACCCCTGCGTATCTTTGCAGTGTCGCGCTGCTTGTCCCAGCAGCAGTCGCTTCTGTGTTTATTGGAGAGCGTGTAGAAGTCGCTCCGGAGAGGCGCATGTTCATTGATTTTCCCATGCATTTGGATGAATGGACCGGGACGCCTCAGTTGTTGGAAAAGCAATATATCGACGCTCTGCACTTCGATGACTATGTGCTGGCCGAATATATATCGAACGATGGCTATCCCATCAGCCTCTATAGCGCCTATTACCGCTCTCAACGGAAGGGCCAATCTGCACATTCTCCACAGAGTTGCCTCCCAGGCGGTGGATGGGAAATCGAGTCGTTAAAGACCATGGATGTGCCCCTGTACCACGGATTTCCGCAGCCGATGCATATGAATCGGGCATTGATCAAGAAAGATAATCAGCGGCAGGTCGTCCTCTATTGGTTCAAGCAGCGTGATCGAATTTTGGCCAGTGAATATCTTGTGAAGTTCTATTTATTATGGGATTCCTTGTCCAGAAGCCGCACAGACGGAGCGCTCGTACGCATCGCGTCATTGGTGGGACCAGGCGAGTCGGAGGAAAACGTCAATCGTCGCTTGGAGAAATTCGTGTCGACCGTCGTGCCGGAATTGAACCGTTATGTGCCTGACTAA
- a CDS encoding glycosyltransferase family 4 protein produces MHVLFLSHYFPPEVNAPATRTYEHCRQWVKDGHTVTVVTCAPNHPQGKVYGGYKNRLFHRETKDGIHVVRVWTYVTANEGFLKRTLNYISYMASAVVAALFLPKADVVLSTSPQFFNGLAGYFVSRLKRIPWVLEIRDLWPESILAVGAIKNQMLIRMLERVELFAYRHADKIVPVTDSFKRYMIGKGIDGQKITVIKNGVDLEQYQPLDGHNAVAKELGLEDKFVVSYFGTHGMAHHLETIFEAAKEISGCTKIQFLLVGDGAERQKLLSMRSRLGLDNVTMLEQQPKSKMRELWALSHISLVLLKKSDLFKTVIPSKIFESLAMEKPILLGVEGESATLLTDAQAGYCIEPENAKDLAVRVLELFNNRQLCHRFGASGRAFVMEHFDRVVLARKLARVVSSACAGNSVAQTVVL; encoded by the coding sequence GTGCATGTGCTGTTTCTGTCGCATTATTTCCCACCAGAGGTGAATGCTCCGGCGACGAGGACCTACGAGCATTGCCGGCAGTGGGTCAAGGACGGACACACCGTCACCGTGGTGACCTGTGCTCCAAATCATCCACAGGGCAAAGTGTACGGTGGCTACAAGAACCGTTTGTTTCACCGTGAAACAAAGGACGGCATTCACGTGGTCCGCGTCTGGACTTACGTGACTGCGAATGAGGGATTTCTCAAGAGAACGCTGAACTATATTTCGTATATGGCTTCCGCCGTGGTTGCCGCGCTATTTTTACCGAAAGCCGATGTCGTGTTGTCGACTTCGCCGCAGTTCTTTAATGGCCTGGCAGGGTATTTCGTCAGCAGACTGAAGCGCATCCCTTGGGTGCTGGAGATTCGCGATTTGTGGCCCGAATCGATTCTGGCGGTGGGAGCTATCAAAAATCAAATGCTCATACGAATGCTGGAGCGTGTTGAGTTGTTTGCCTACCGCCATGCTGACAAGATCGTTCCTGTTACGGATTCTTTTAAGCGGTACATGATCGGAAAGGGCATCGACGGCCAGAAAATTACCGTGATCAAGAACGGCGTGGATTTGGAGCAATATCAGCCGCTCGATGGGCATAACGCCGTGGCAAAAGAGCTTGGTCTTGAAGACAAGTTCGTGGTGTCATACTTCGGGACCCACGGGATGGCACATCATCTCGAAACTATTTTCGAGGCTGCCAAGGAAATCTCTGGATGTACGAAGATTCAGTTTCTCCTCGTCGGCGACGGCGCCGAACGGCAAAAGCTCCTGTCGATGCGCAGTCGATTGGGCTTGGACAACGTCACGATGCTTGAACAGCAGCCGAAGAGTAAAATGCGGGAACTGTGGGCGCTCTCCCATATCAGCCTTGTGTTGTTGAAAAAATCGGACCTGTTCAAGACAGTCATCCCCTCAAAAATATTCGAAAGCCTCGCCATGGAAAAACCCATCTTGCTTGGTGTGGAAGGGGAGAGCGCAACACTCTTGACCGATGCTCAGGCCGGATATTGTATTGAACCGGAAAATGCCAAAGACCTTGCCGTACGCGTGCTCGAACTCTTCAACAATCGGCAGCTGTGCCATCGATTTGGTGCGAGTGGAAGGGCATTCGTCATGGAACATTTCGACAGAGTCGTGTTGGCCAGAAAATTAGCTCGTGTCGTGTCTTCCGCCTGTGCAGGAAATTCTGTCGCTCAGACCGTCGTCTTGTAG
- a CDS encoding heparinase II/III family protein, with translation MDRIRLYAGTLRYLKLSQIVYFVRRRLCPSSIPKCREVLPPVRGKILIQSSPTGAQKSSAEHTLCFLNRKKTFSHDAVDWSSGEMPKLWRYNLHYFDYLNDPARSTPDKAQLVADWVLHVPAGMEDAWEPYTASLRIVNWIKFFNGDQVAVPPEWNKSLYHQALWLERNIEYHILANHYLKNGVALFFAGMYFQGDDADRWIETGLKILREELEEQFLSDGGHYERSPMYHCICVMDYLDVLNVMGSSVGKRFREFDHFRTRMNRSLDFLHDICLPDGMIPLFNDSAIGIAPAPDEIFRYAAQIIGYKRPQSNLARVAIEKPQSGYFALRNRNDMMVIDCGDIGPTYQPGHAHCDTLSYELAIDGRRVIVDSGIYDYQPSPQRRYARSTRAHNTVEIDGQEQSEMWGVFRVAQRARALHAYARIESDNRLIFEGSHNGYRRISGGLVHTRSIEYDGHSCWQVRDRIEGTGKHIARNYIHLHPDLHACLDGSSVSVRDRSGRAVVIIEACDQSEIALAEGDYYPEFGREMKNASIICTRAADAPMMLGYRITKIDSIQTIQ, from the coding sequence ATGGATCGAATACGCCTGTATGCGGGGACCCTTCGGTATCTGAAGCTCTCACAAATCGTCTATTTCGTGCGCCGGCGGCTGTGTCCTTCCTCCATTCCAAAGTGTCGCGAAGTTCTTCCGCCTGTTCGCGGGAAAATTCTGATTCAATCGAGTCCTACGGGTGCTCAGAAATCATCCGCCGAGCACACGTTGTGCTTCTTAAATCGAAAAAAAACATTTTCTCATGACGCTGTGGATTGGTCCTCGGGCGAGATGCCCAAGCTGTGGCGTTACAATCTTCACTATTTTGACTATTTGAACGATCCAGCGCGATCGACCCCAGACAAGGCGCAGTTGGTTGCAGATTGGGTGCTCCATGTTCCTGCAGGTATGGAGGATGCTTGGGAGCCCTACACGGCTTCGCTGCGCATCGTGAATTGGATTAAGTTTTTCAATGGAGATCAGGTGGCCGTTCCACCTGAGTGGAACAAGAGTCTTTACCATCAGGCGCTCTGGTTGGAACGCAATATCGAATATCATATTCTCGCGAACCATTATCTCAAGAATGGTGTTGCGCTGTTTTTTGCCGGAATGTATTTCCAAGGAGACGATGCCGATCGATGGATTGAAACCGGATTGAAGATTCTGCGGGAAGAACTCGAGGAGCAATTTCTCTCAGATGGCGGCCATTACGAAAGAAGTCCGATGTACCATTGTATCTGCGTCATGGACTATCTCGATGTGCTCAATGTGATGGGTTCGTCCGTGGGAAAACGCTTCAGAGAGTTCGATCATTTCCGTACTCGTATGAATCGATCCTTGGACTTTCTGCACGACATCTGTCTCCCGGACGGCATGATTCCTCTTTTTAACGATTCAGCGATCGGCATTGCTCCAGCACCGGATGAGATTTTTAGGTACGCGGCTCAAATCATCGGCTATAAGAGACCTCAAAGCAACCTTGCTCGCGTAGCGATCGAAAAGCCGCAAAGCGGGTATTTTGCGCTTAGAAATCGTAATGACATGATGGTCATCGATTGCGGCGACATTGGGCCAACTTATCAGCCAGGGCACGCACATTGCGATACACTCAGCTACGAACTGGCCATAGACGGCCGCCGCGTGATCGTGGACAGCGGGATATATGACTATCAGCCCAGTCCTCAGCGACGGTATGCGCGTAGCACACGTGCTCACAACACAGTAGAGATCGATGGACAGGAGCAGTCTGAAATGTGGGGAGTGTTTCGTGTTGCGCAACGGGCAAGAGCTTTGCACGCGTATGCGAGGATTGAGTCTGATAACCGTCTGATATTTGAAGGTTCACATAACGGATATAGAAGAATCTCAGGTGGCCTTGTGCACACAAGATCCATCGAATACGATGGACATTCATGTTGGCAAGTGCGCGATAGGATAGAAGGGACAGGAAAGCACATTGCAAGGAACTACATCCATCTCCATCCCGATCTTCATGCATGCTTAGATGGTAGCTCCGTTAGTGTGCGAGATCGCTCCGGTCGCGCGGTCGTCATCATCGAGGCCTGCGATCAATCTGAGATTGCGCTTGCAGAGGGGGATTACTATCCGGAGTTTGGTAGGGAAATGAAGAACGCATCTATTATCTGCACTCGCGCAGCTGATGCCCCGATGATGCTCGGATACCGTATCACAAAGATCGATTCAATCCAGACCATTCAATAG
- a CDS encoding bi-domain-containing oxidoreductase, with amino-acid sequence MKQILQHLGSGETHLSEIPSPKVRENHLLIETTRSLVSSGTERMLVEFGKANWIDKARQQPEKVRMVLDKVKADGLMPTIDAVRHKLDQPLPMGYCNVGRILEVGDGVAGFAIGDRVASNGKHAEIVCVPRNLCAKIPDLVGDEEAAFTVVGAIALQGIRLLQPTLGEAVVVTGLGLIGLMTVQLLKAHGCRVLGLDYDPAKLTLAEIFGADVLNLAQNPDPLDAAMAFSRGRGVDAVIITASTKSNEPVHQAALMCRKRGRIVLVGVTGLELSRADFYEKELSFQVSCSYGPGRYDPQYEECGQDYPFGLVRWTEQRNFEAVLDMLADRRLDVGPLISHRIPFDTALAAYDLISSGTPSLGIILQYPASKESSTKRLSIRTVTLSQEPHSITASDPVVGCIGAGNYATQVLLPAFKSAGAGLHSVASSTGVSAAHAGRKFGFAEATSDGRSVIDSVLTNTIVIATRHDSHARLVCDSLKAGKHVFVEKPLAITREDLDAIIQLYQSVCADKKNSSPLLMVGFNRRFSPQIVEMKRLLVSIEQPKTFIMTVNAGHIPPEHWTQDRQIGGGRIIGEGCHFVDLLRFLVGSPVTTVQALMMGSSNHAIVRDDKVVISMKFENGSTGTIHYLANGHKSFPKERLEVFSTGRVLQLDNFRRLTGFGWPGFRKMNLWRQDKGNAACVAAFVDAIRQGGPSPIPFHELVEVTRTTFDIMDSLA; translated from the coding sequence ATGAAACAGATTCTGCAGCACCTGGGATCCGGCGAAACCCATCTGAGTGAGATTCCATCTCCGAAAGTGAGAGAGAACCATCTCCTCATTGAAACGACGCGCTCGTTGGTTTCCTCGGGCACCGAGCGTATGTTGGTCGAATTCGGCAAGGCCAATTGGATCGACAAGGCTCGTCAGCAACCTGAAAAAGTGCGGATGGTGCTGGATAAAGTGAAAGCGGATGGGTTGATGCCAACGATTGATGCGGTACGCCACAAGCTAGATCAGCCGCTGCCGATGGGATATTGCAACGTAGGGAGGATTTTGGAAGTGGGCGACGGTGTGGCCGGATTTGCCATTGGCGATCGGGTGGCATCGAACGGAAAGCACGCCGAAATCGTCTGCGTGCCGCGAAACTTGTGTGCAAAGATCCCTGATCTCGTCGGAGACGAAGAGGCCGCCTTCACGGTTGTTGGGGCGATTGCGTTGCAAGGCATACGGTTGCTTCAACCCACTTTGGGGGAGGCCGTGGTGGTAACCGGCTTGGGCCTCATCGGCTTAATGACGGTTCAATTGCTCAAAGCTCATGGGTGTCGGGTTCTGGGGCTCGACTACGATCCGGCCAAGCTCACTCTGGCGGAGATCTTTGGAGCTGATGTTCTCAACCTCGCTCAGAACCCCGATCCACTCGATGCCGCCATGGCCTTTTCACGAGGACGAGGAGTTGATGCGGTCATCATCACGGCGTCCACGAAGAGTAACGAGCCTGTACATCAGGCAGCCCTGATGTGCCGCAAACGCGGACGCATCGTCTTGGTAGGAGTAACTGGGTTGGAACTATCACGGGCCGATTTCTACGAAAAAGAGTTGAGCTTTCAGGTTTCCTGCTCGTATGGACCCGGGCGGTACGATCCGCAATATGAAGAATGTGGGCAGGATTACCCGTTTGGGCTCGTCCGCTGGACGGAACAGCGAAACTTCGAAGCCGTTCTCGATATGCTAGCCGATCGCAGGTTGGACGTGGGCCCGCTCATTTCCCATCGCATCCCTTTCGACACAGCCCTCGCCGCGTACGATCTCATTTCAAGCGGGACACCGTCTCTTGGCATTATCTTGCAGTATCCGGCTTCGAAGGAGTCTTCAACGAAAAGATTGTCGATCAGGACGGTTACGCTCTCCCAAGAGCCTCATTCCATCACGGCCTCAGACCCGGTCGTCGGGTGTATTGGGGCCGGCAATTATGCGACTCAAGTACTCCTCCCCGCTTTCAAAAGCGCAGGGGCGGGATTGCATTCAGTTGCCAGCAGTACAGGAGTGAGCGCGGCCCATGCCGGTCGGAAGTTCGGCTTTGCAGAAGCGACATCAGACGGCAGGAGCGTAATCGACTCCGTGCTTACGAATACGATAGTCATTGCGACTCGACATGATAGTCATGCACGACTGGTCTGCGATTCACTGAAAGCCGGGAAGCATGTGTTTGTCGAAAAACCGCTGGCGATCACTCGGGAAGATCTTGATGCAATAATCCAACTGTATCAATCCGTATGCGCTGATAAAAAGAATTCATCTCCACTGTTGATGGTGGGATTCAATCGGCGATTCTCTCCGCAAATCGTGGAAATGAAGCGATTGCTTGTCAGCATAGAACAGCCGAAGACCTTCATCATGACCGTCAATGCCGGCCATATTCCTCCCGAGCATTGGACTCAGGATCGCCAGATTGGGGGAGGTCGGATCATCGGAGAGGGATGCCATTTTGTTGATCTCCTCCGTTTCTTGGTTGGATCACCTGTGACTACTGTACAGGCGTTGATGATGGGATCGTCCAATCATGCGATCGTCCGAGACGATAAGGTCGTGATCTCAATGAAATTTGAGAATGGTTCAACGGGCACGATTCATTATCTTGCCAACGGCCATAAATCGTTCCCAAAAGAAAGGCTCGAAGTCTTTTCAACAGGAAGAGTCTTGCAGCTGGATAATTTCCGGAGACTGACCGGGTTTGGATGGCCGGGATTCAGAAAGATGAATCTTTGGCGGCAGGATAAAGGCAATGCCGCATGCGTCGCTGCGTTTGTGGACGCCATCCGACAAGGAGGCCCGTCCCCAATTCCCTTTCACGAGCTCGTGGAGGTAACCAGAACGACGTTCGATATCATGGACTCCTTGGCATAA
- a CDS encoding phenylacetate--CoA ligase family protein — protein sequence MKRHLSSGKGSPYWAERFVRYHVRPDGDNPFDELKKLPILTKGDVQQDSDRIRNPTINKDDLVSCHTSGTTGAGLVFSETAAAERERWALWWRYRQWHGVSHNTWCGYFGGRSVVPLLQTTAPFWRMNYPGRQILFSGYHLSAETAPVYLDALDRLAPPWLHGYPSVLSLIAGYLQDRGRRLSKGPRVVTAGAENLLPQQKQLIEEAFGCPVRQHYGQAEAVANISECVNGHLHVDEDYSFVEFVPLEHHANVFRIVGTNWSNPAFPLFRYDTGDLVELCTPQLKCHVPGRTVGSIDGRREDYVTLPNGARIGRLDHIFKDLTHVREAQIYQPDRRALVFRIVKRDGYDANSERQLLHEARKRLGHDIGITLEYVNALQRSTTGKLRFVISGV from the coding sequence TTGAAACGACATCTCTCAAGCGGAAAAGGCAGTCCGTATTGGGCCGAGCGGTTTGTTCGCTATCACGTTCGTCCTGATGGCGATAATCCTTTCGACGAACTGAAGAAACTCCCTATTTTAACCAAGGGAGACGTGCAACAAGACTCTGATCGGATTCGTAACCCTACAATCAACAAAGATGATCTGGTTTCTTGTCATACCAGCGGGACTACCGGCGCCGGTCTCGTCTTTAGCGAGACTGCGGCAGCAGAGCGAGAACGGTGGGCGCTCTGGTGGCGGTATCGGCAATGGCATGGCGTGTCTCACAATACATGGTGTGGCTATTTCGGCGGTCGATCGGTTGTTCCTCTTCTGCAGACCACTGCTCCATTTTGGAGAATGAATTATCCAGGTCGCCAGATCCTCTTCAGCGGATATCACCTCTCTGCGGAAACAGCCCCGGTGTATTTGGACGCGCTCGATCGCCTTGCGCCTCCTTGGCTGCACGGCTATCCGTCAGTCTTGTCCTTAATTGCCGGCTATTTGCAGGACAGAGGGAGAAGGTTGTCGAAAGGACCCCGAGTGGTTACGGCCGGAGCGGAGAATCTGTTGCCGCAACAGAAGCAACTCATCGAGGAAGCGTTTGGCTGTCCAGTCCGTCAGCACTATGGACAGGCAGAAGCTGTTGCAAATATCTCCGAATGTGTTAACGGGCACCTGCATGTTGATGAGGACTACTCTTTTGTGGAATTCGTCCCGCTCGAACATCACGCCAATGTTTTTCGAATCGTGGGGACAAACTGGAGCAATCCCGCGTTCCCTCTTTTTCGTTATGACACCGGCGATCTCGTCGAGCTTTGCACGCCTCAATTGAAGTGTCATGTGCCCGGTCGCACGGTTGGTTCGATCGATGGCCGTCGGGAGGATTATGTCACGCTACCCAACGGAGCTCGTATCGGTAGGCTGGACCACATATTCAAAGATTTGACCCATGTCAGAGAGGCGCAAATATACCAGCCGGACCGCCGGGCGCTGGTCTTCCGTATCGTCAAGCGGGATGGGTACGACGCGAATTCTGAGAGGCAGCTGTTACACGAGGCACGCAAACGACTTGGTCATGACATTGGCATCACGTTGGAATATGTGAATGCTCTTCAGCGGAGCACTACGGGAAAACTACGATTCGTGATAAGCGGAGTATGA
- a CDS encoding bifunctional 2-polyprenyl-6-hydroxyphenol methylase/3-demethylubiquinol 3-O-methyltransferase UbiG: MINSRKGYDERVNAGRAIPLAPERDLDDDPAMMVQEQIARIKFLDEKSSIRDRKVLDLGCGTGFNFAYAKEKLGSKEVTGVDISSSAIAYAKKIYPAGSFLQGDICSQNFDCGNGIWDTVICCEVIEHVDQPQALLDTIHRHLRHSGVGFVSTPNRPVFSLGFEPSPVNHTHVKEFTLDEFRSMLEEKFSKVEIWGQRFTNDRLFKMQQSIVARNIKDYRLLGEWYWQDSVRRIWKTLRCEPLQRLWGGGLKYSHGDFAFANPVTQDSIWLCAFVVK, from the coding sequence ATGATCAATTCACGAAAAGGATATGACGAGCGTGTCAATGCAGGCCGTGCGATTCCTCTGGCGCCGGAACGCGATTTGGATGATGATCCGGCGATGATGGTTCAGGAGCAGATTGCGAGGATCAAATTCCTGGACGAGAAAAGCAGCATCCGAGATAGAAAGGTGTTGGATCTTGGATGCGGGACCGGATTCAATTTTGCTTATGCGAAAGAGAAGCTAGGCTCAAAGGAAGTCACTGGAGTAGACATCTCATCCAGTGCGATCGCGTATGCCAAAAAGATATATCCCGCAGGATCATTCTTGCAAGGTGATATATGCAGTCAAAACTTTGATTGTGGAAATGGCATTTGGGATACGGTGATATGTTGCGAGGTGATCGAGCATGTGGACCAACCACAGGCCTTGCTAGATACCATTCACCGGCATCTTCGGCATTCTGGAGTGGGATTTGTGTCGACGCCGAACCGCCCCGTCTTTTCCCTCGGATTCGAACCGTCGCCCGTGAATCACACTCATGTAAAGGAATTCACGCTGGATGAGTTTCGGTCGATGCTCGAAGAGAAGTTTTCCAAGGTCGAGATTTGGGGGCAACGCTTCACCAATGATCGCCTATTTAAAATGCAACAGAGTATTGTAGCGAGGAATATCAAGGACTATAGGCTGTTGGGGGAGTGGTATTGGCAGGACTCGGTCAGACGTATCTGGAAGACGCTACGGTGTGAGCCTCTGCAACGGTTGTGGGGGGGAGGGCTCAAGTATTCGCACGGAGACTTTGCCTTTGCGAACCCGGTCACTCAGGACAGCATCTGGCTCTGTGCATTCGTGGTCAAGTGA